DNA from Polaribacter sp. NJDZ03:
TGTTACATTTTCATAACAAAGGGGTACATACGAGACAAGAAAAAAGATTTGATAATTTTTTATATCAAAAGGTGTTCAAAAACACAAAAGTGATTCTACTTTCTAAGCACTTGTATTATGATGTTAAGAAATATGTTGATGAAGACGATGTGTATTATTGCCCAAATGGAATACCTCCAATACATCAAGATTTGGTTACTAAACGGCTAAAAAATGAAATACCTAAATTATTGTTTCTTTCAAATTTAATAGCATCTAAAGGTGTTATTATTCTATTAAAAGCACTACAAATTCTAAATAAAAAAGGAATTGATTTTACATGCAATTTTGTTGGAGGAGAAGGAGATGTTACAAAAGAAATATTTACTGAGAAGTTAAAAGAATTGCAATTAGTAAATCAAGTTTTTTATTTAGGTAAAAAGTATAATAGTGATAAAACAGCAATATTTAATTCTTCAGACATTTTTGTATTGCCCACGTTTTATCATAATGAATGTTTTCCATTAGTCTTATTAGAAGCTTCTCAGTTTGGTTTACCCATGGTTACAACTTTTGAGGGAGCAATACCAGAAATTGTAACGGATGGAGTAAATGGTTTTTTAGTAGAACAACAAAATGTAGTTGATTTAGCGAATAAGTTAGAACTGTTAATAAATGATTTTCCTTTTAGAAATCGTCTAGGAATAGCTGCTAAAGAGAAATATGAAGAATCTTATACATTGAAATTTTTTGAAAAAAATATGTTTAATATTTTAAATTCTATCTAAAATAAAACCAAGAGATGATTAAATTAAAAGATGTTACAGAAAAAGTTTATGCTAACGATTTAAGTGAATTATCACTTTTTAAAACAAAACAAATAATCAATACTATAAACCCTCATTCTTATTGTGAGGCTAAAAAAGATCCGTTTTTTAGTCAAGCTTTAAATGAAAGTAATGTATTGCTGCCAGATGGAACCGGAATTGTTTTAGCTACCAAAGTACTTAATGGTAAAGTAATAAAAAAAATTGCAGGTGCAGATATGCATCAGTTTTTATTGGAAGAAGCAGCATTAAAAAAGTTAACTATTTTTTATTTAGGAGCTTCAGAAAACACATTAAGTTTAATAACAACAAGAATAAAAAAAGAGTTTCCAACCATCACTGTAAATACTTATTCACCGCCTTATAAATCAGAATTTTCTAAAGAAGATAATCTTAATATGATAGCGGCAGTAAATAAATGCAAACCAGATATTTTATTTGTAGGTATGACAGCTCCTAAACAAGAAAAATGGGTGCATACAAATAGTGACTTTTTAGATGTTAAAGTGATTACTTGTATTGGAGCTGTATTTGATTTTTATGCAGGTACAGTAAAGAGATCTAGTCCTTTTTGGATAAAGTTAGGATTAGAGTGGTTCCCTAGATTATTAAGAGAACCTAAACGTTTATGGAAACGTAATTTTGTGTCTACACCTCTTTTTTTATGGGATTTGCTAAAAGCAAAAAATTACAAATAAAACCGACTAAACATGTTAAAAGAAATATTGTCTAACTTAACGGTAGTAAGCATACTAGCTGTTATAAATTCACTTTTATTAGTTTATTATATAATACCTAAAATAAGTTGGGTAATAATAACACGCCATTTAAATGAAAAACCAAATGAGCGTAGTTCTCACAAAGGAGCAACGCCTACAATGGCAGGTGTTGCCTTTTTTGTAACCTTAATATTAACGCTATTTTTTATTCAACATTTTGATACAGAGAATATTGGTTTAAATTTAATAGCAAGTAGTACATTGATATTTATGGTAGGTGCTAAAGATGATTTAGTAGTCTCCTCTCCAAAAGCGAAGCTATTTATGGAGGCATTAGCAGTCTTATTTTTATTTTTTCATAATGCTTTAGAAGGAAATAATTTATATGGTTTTTTGGGAATTTTTGAAATACCATTATGGCTGGTATATATTGCAAGTACATTATTGGTGTTAACAATTATAAATGCCTATAATTTAATTGACGGTATAGATGGTTTGGCATCTATTATTGCTATTATAATTTTTAGTGTATTTAGCTTAATATTTTATGCCATTGATTTGTATTTTTATTACTTAATCTGTTTAAGTTTTATAGGGATGTTATTAGCCTATTTATTTTTTAATTTTTCAACCGAGAAAAAAATATTTATGGGAGAT
Protein-coding regions in this window:
- a CDS encoding WecB/TagA/CpsF family glycosyltransferase, whose amino-acid sequence is MIKLKDVTEKVYANDLSELSLFKTKQIINTINPHSYCEAKKDPFFSQALNESNVLLPDGTGIVLATKVLNGKVIKKIAGADMHQFLLEEAALKKLTIFYLGASENTLSLITTRIKKEFPTITVNTYSPPYKSEFSKEDNLNMIAAVNKCKPDILFVGMTAPKQEKWVHTNSDFLDVKVITCIGAVFDFYAGTVKRSSPFWIKLGLEWFPRLLREPKRLWKRNFVSTPLFLWDLLKAKNYK
- a CDS encoding MraY family glycosyltransferase, with amino-acid sequence MLKEILSNLTVVSILAVINSLLLVYYIIPKISWVIITRHLNEKPNERSSHKGATPTMAGVAFFVTLILTLFFIQHFDTENIGLNLIASSTLIFMVGAKDDLVVSSPKAKLFMEALAVLFLFFHNALEGNNLYGFLGIFEIPLWLVYIASTLLVLTIINAYNLIDGIDGLASIIAIIIFSVFSLIFYAIDLYFYYLICLSFIGMLLAYLFFNFSTEKKIFMGDTGSLLIGFCIAFLSLRFMAIDISMYSHFTFKPENGFFVLMAILCIPLFDLLRVIGVRLLQKKSPFYPDRNHSHHVLIDFGMSHFKATMLLGFINYLFVIFIIKLGSCLNSFQMLGVFVMAFGLFLLLFYKLKSSINKERLKLKKN
- a CDS encoding glycosyltransferase family 4 protein, with protein sequence MAKKILFLLHLPPPVHGSSMVGQFIKDSTIINNSFKTDYIDLGTSKTIDEIGKNPLGKVLRYLSIVFQTLKQLLVNKPDLIYLAMTAKGFGFYKDAVIVLLVKCFQRPIVLHFHNKGVHTRQEKRFDNFLYQKVFKNTKVILLSKHLYYDVKKYVDEDDVYYCPNGIPPIHQDLVTKRLKNEIPKLLFLSNLIASKGVIILLKALQILNKKGIDFTCNFVGGEGDVTKEIFTEKLKELQLVNQVFYLGKKYNSDKTAIFNSSDIFVLPTFYHNECFPLVLLEASQFGLPMVTTFEGAIPEIVTDGVNGFLVEQQNVVDLANKLELLINDFPFRNRLGIAAKEKYEESYTLKFFEKNMFNILNSI